The sequence below is a genomic window from Candidatus Methanoplasma termitum.
AGCAGTTCTTGACGGTAAGAAAAGGATGAGGATCAACAGCGGCATCGGCGTAAGAGGATACTACAGGGCATTGGGGTACGTGTTGGAAGAGCCGTATATGGTCAAGGACCTCAGTTGATTATTATTTTGTTCCCGTCGAATCTTATACGGTCCGTCTCGACCACCAACCTGCCTTTGTCGTCGACCTTGTGCTCTTCTCCGATGACTTTCCCGGATGCCGAGACCAGGAGATATTTGATCGAACCATCGACGGTATCGATGACCAGATCCTCGAGCTTTCCCACCGTCCGTCCGGTGATGGTCTCCACTTCCTTGCCGATAATTTCTCTGCTGAAGATCTTATTGTCCATTGGATCACCCATAGAATGGCTGGTCCTTCCAGCCAGTGTGAAGCTTTCTCATCTCTTTGCTCAGTGTTTCATACTTGACGAACGTTGATTCGTCGACAGATTGGTGCACCCTTTCCATTGCGTCCTTGAAATCCCTTTCGGTCACATACTGTGCGTTGTTGTCCCTGCGGTATGCGGATAATCCCGCCTCTCTGCACAATGCGGCGATGTCCGCTCCCACAAACCCATCGGTCATCTTTGCTATTGCAACAAGATCCACGTCCTTCAGCGGCATCTTCTCAGTGTGTACTTTGAGTATGCTCTTCCTTGCTTCCAGGTCCGGTTTCCCAACCAGTATCATGCGGTCCATCCTGCCTGGCCTGAGAAGCGCCGGATCTATCATGTCAGGACGGTTGGTGGCCGCCATTATCATCACTCTGTTCATGCTTTCAATGCCGTCCATTGAAGTAAGGAGCTGCGCAACGACCCTTTCCCAAGTCTGGGAGTCACCCTCCCCCCTTATGGGCGCTATTGAATCGATCTCGTCGAAGAAGATTATGCACGGAGCCATCTGTTTGGCTTTTTTGAATATTTTTCTGATGGCTTGCTCCGACTCTCCCATCCACTT
It includes:
- a CDS encoding PRC-barrel domain-containing protein; its protein translation is MDNKIFSREIIGKEVETITGRTVGKLEDLVIDTVDGSIKYLLVSASGKVIGEEHKVDDKGRLVVETDRIRFDGNKIIIN